One part of the Parabacteroides distasonis ATCC 8503 genome encodes these proteins:
- a CDS encoding glycosyltransferase family 2 protein, with product MNAQADIDLVLPCYNPPSGWEERVATHFREVERLFSPVRFHLFIVSDGSRRGYEPETIDRLRQLIPNVCVVDYKPNRGKGYALREAVKRCTSPYIIYTDYDFPYTNDSFGRMVETLLGGADVVVATRSKSYQENLPPFRKVLSKLSHICNTWILRIKIKDTQGGMKGFSQAGQAIFLTTRINSFLFDTEFIYKASRRKEINLRTINANIKEGLAVSDMGFKVLRREALNFLSILFHRD from the coding sequence ATGAACGCACAAGCAGACATAGATTTGGTATTACCTTGTTACAACCCGCCTTCGGGCTGGGAGGAACGAGTAGCCACCCATTTCCGCGAAGTGGAGCGATTATTCAGCCCGGTACGTTTCCACCTTTTTATTGTCAGTGATGGTTCGAGACGGGGATACGAGCCGGAAACGATTGACCGCCTCCGGCAATTGATACCGAATGTCTGCGTCGTAGACTATAAGCCCAACAGGGGAAAAGGATATGCCTTGCGAGAGGCAGTAAAGCGATGTACCTCTCCCTACATTATTTATACGGACTACGATTTCCCTTATACAAACGACTCGTTCGGCAGGATGGTCGAGACGTTGCTAGGAGGAGCGGACGTGGTCGTGGCTACCCGTAGCAAAAGTTATCAGGAGAATTTGCCTCCTTTCCGAAAAGTGCTATCCAAGCTATCCCATATATGTAACACATGGATTTTGAGGATCAAGATCAAGGATACGCAAGGAGGTATGAAAGGATTCAGTCAAGCGGGACAAGCGATATTCCTGACCACCCGTATCAATAGCTTCCTGTTCGATACAGAATTTATCTATAAGGCAAGTCGCCGGAAAGAGATAAACTTACGGACGATCAATGCGAACATCAAAGAAGGACTAGCGGTATCCGATATGGGATTCAAGGTCCTGCGGCGGGAAGCGTTGAACTTCTTATCCATCTTATTTCATAGAGATTAA
- a CDS encoding polysaccharide deacetylase family protein, whose amino-acid sequence MILLSFDIEEFDAPLEHGVELPFEEQMRTSVEGTRKILACLARHRVKATFFCTANFALHAKDLILDIQKGGHEIASHGFYHSSFETADLRKSKEALEELTGQPVNGFRMARMMPVEEEEIHKAGYLYNSSLNPTCIPGRYNHLGQPRTYFMKDGVLQLPASVTPIVRFPLFWLAYHNLPATLYRKLALWTWKEDGYFLTYFHPWEFTSLSDRKELKLPFIMTNHSGCGMERRLDALIRFFKDKRAPFGTYTQFSQEILSKSHGQE is encoded by the coding sequence ATGATATTACTTAGTTTTGATATCGAGGAGTTTGACGCTCCATTGGAACACGGCGTGGAATTGCCGTTCGAGGAACAAATGCGTACTTCCGTGGAAGGAACCCGGAAGATATTGGCATGTCTGGCCCGTCACCGGGTAAAAGCGACTTTCTTTTGCACGGCGAACTTCGCCCTTCATGCGAAGGATTTGATCTTGGACATCCAAAAGGGTGGACATGAGATCGCTTCGCATGGTTTTTATCACTCGTCGTTCGAGACCGCCGATCTACGCAAGTCCAAAGAGGCATTGGAGGAACTGACCGGACAACCGGTGAACGGTTTCCGTATGGCCCGCATGATGCCCGTCGAAGAAGAAGAGATCCATAAGGCCGGTTACTTATACAACTCGTCCTTGAACCCGACTTGTATTCCCGGCCGTTATAACCATCTGGGGCAACCCCGCACCTATTTCATGAAAGATGGCGTATTGCAACTGCCCGCCTCGGTGACCCCGATCGTCCGTTTCCCCTTGTTTTGGCTGGCTTACCATAACCTTCCGGCCACCTTGTACCGTAAGTTAGCGCTTTGGACTTGGAAAGAGGACGGTTATTTCCTGACCTATTTCCATCCGTGGGAGTTTACCTCCTTGAGCGACCGGAAAGAGCTAAAGTTGCCGTTTATCATGACCAACCATTCCGGTTGCGGCATGGAAAGAAGGCTGGACGCCTTGATCCGTTTCTTCAAGGATAAAAGAGCGCCGTTCGGTACCTATACGCAATTCTCACAAGAAATCTTGAGTAAGAGTCATGGCCAAGAATAA
- a CDS encoding viroplasmin family protein: protein MAKNKFYVVWKGLNPGIYDNWAECKAQVDGQEGAKYKSFENREEAAKAFEAGYTHYLKTASSPKAVARLAPEAPIGNPINESLAVDAACSGNPGDMEYRGVYTATGQEIFHIGPLKEGTNNVGEFLALVHGLALLQQKGSDLPIYSDSRNAISWVKKKKCKTLLARKPINEPIFDLIERAEKWLNTHTYTTRILKWETSEWGEIPADFGRK from the coding sequence ATGGCCAAGAATAAGTTTTATGTCGTATGGAAAGGGTTGAACCCGGGAATCTATGATAACTGGGCGGAATGCAAGGCACAGGTAGACGGACAAGAGGGAGCCAAATATAAATCCTTCGAGAACCGGGAGGAAGCCGCCAAAGCCTTCGAGGCCGGCTATACCCATTACCTAAAGACCGCCTCTTCCCCGAAAGCCGTGGCCCGTCTCGCGCCAGAAGCCCCGATCGGGAACCCCATCAATGAGAGTCTTGCCGTAGACGCCGCCTGTAGCGGTAATCCCGGGGATATGGAGTACAGAGGCGTTTATACCGCCACCGGGCAAGAGATCTTCCATATCGGCCCGCTGAAGGAGGGCACGAACAATGTCGGGGAATTCCTCGCCTTAGTACACGGCCTCGCCTTGCTACAGCAAAAGGGAAGCGACCTGCCGATCTATTCGGATAGCCGCAACGCCATCAGCTGGGTCAAGAAAAAGAAATGCAAAACCCTATTAGCACGTAAACCGATCAACGAACCTATCTTCGACCTCATCGAGCGGGCCGAGAAATGGTTGAACACCCATACCTATACCACCCGGATCCTCAAATGGGAAACATCCGAATGGGGGGAGATCCCGGCGGATTTCGGAAGGAAATGA
- a CDS encoding glycosyltransferase family 4 protein, producing the protein MKIAFDAKRITHNATGLGNYSRFVVNSLSASFPEHTYQLYTPGKGKEALRKRIEERPSVSFHYPEGRFDKLFPSLWRTSGLTATLRKEHVDLFHGLSNEIPMNLKQNGIPAVVTIHDLIFLRYPQLYKPIDRSIYTYKFKQACLRSDKIIAISRQTMRDIRDFFHIPESKIEVVYQGCDPIFGQAVQEDVKSSVREKYQINGPYILYVGSIEERKNLLLLVKALKKLKEDISVIAIGKHTPYTDTVETYIRENNLSGRVHILTHIPFNELAAFYQMATLFVYPSFFEGFGIPILEAQLAGIPVIAATGSCLEEAGGPSALYTDPRNEQELRGLIESVLNEPKLAESMRSGGRENIRRFMPDVLAAHFMRVYENISRS; encoded by the coding sequence ATGAAGATCGCTTTCGACGCAAAACGGATTACGCATAACGCTACCGGACTGGGTAATTATAGCCGGTTCGTAGTGAATAGTTTGTCCGCTTCTTTCCCGGAGCATACCTATCAACTCTATACGCCGGGCAAAGGCAAAGAAGCGTTACGGAAACGGATCGAGGAGCGTCCAAGTGTCTCATTCCATTATCCGGAAGGCAGGTTCGATAAACTATTTCCGTCTTTATGGCGTACCTCGGGCCTAACGGCTACGCTTCGAAAAGAGCACGTAGATCTGTTCCATGGCTTGAGTAATGAGATTCCTATGAATCTAAAACAGAACGGAATCCCAGCGGTCGTAACGATACATGACTTGATCTTCTTGCGTTACCCGCAGCTTTATAAACCGATCGATCGTTCCATCTATACCTACAAATTCAAGCAAGCTTGTTTACGGTCGGACAAGATCATAGCGATCAGCCGACAGACGATGCGAGACATCCGGGACTTCTTCCACATTCCGGAAAGCAAGATCGAGGTTGTTTACCAAGGTTGTGACCCGATATTCGGGCAAGCGGTTCAAGAAGACGTGAAATCGTCCGTACGCGAGAAATATCAGATAAACGGGCCTTATATATTATATGTAGGGAGCATCGAGGAACGGAAAAATTTATTGCTTCTGGTAAAAGCCCTGAAAAAGCTGAAAGAAGATATCTCCGTGATCGCTATCGGTAAGCATACGCCTTATACGGACACGGTAGAGACTTATATCCGGGAAAACAACCTGTCCGGTCGCGTCCATATCTTGACTCATATACCTTTTAACGAATTAGCCGCTTTCTATCAGATGGCGACCTTATTTGTCTATCCCTCGTTTTTCGAAGGATTCGGTATCCCGATCTTAGAAGCCCAGCTTGCCGGTATTCCGGTGATAGCGGCTACCGGTTCTTGTCTGGAAGAGGCGGGCGGACCGTCCGCTTTATATACCGATCCAAGAAACGAACAAGAACTGCGCGGCTTGATAGAGTCCGTATTGAACGAGCCGAAGCTGGCCGAATCCATGCGTTCCGGCGGACGAGAGAATATACGGCGATTCATGCCCGACGTATTAGCGGCTCATTTCATGCGAGTATACGAGAATATCTCACGATCTTAG
- a CDS encoding glycosyltransferase: MNILLVYKEADIATYKMLEGLSKLEDFNIYIASPQSYTDKKIYGNCTPLDLPVITSKFNWNVIRALRKIIKTYRIDLIYSPSSSGLSNALFASIGTRAKNIAYRGTQAKLKRFDPTYYLGILNPAVEHVVCETKDIEEYLSRFIARKRLTTSTKPFDIDWIKEAVRTPKQADDIPDDAFRCIYIGATKNRPFKGLTDLIDAFILLDDPRVHLTIVGEYGENDFQLAQQSKVSAQIHFLGQRSDAISFLVTSQLFILPSHRDASPRVVREAMACSVPCIVTDIPGARDLIIDGVTGLLVPPSSPQQMAASILSLIDNPKRLEAFAKASREHIIQDFSVKAYTDGFATLFRSIKKA, translated from the coding sequence ATGAATATACTTTTAGTCTATAAAGAAGCCGATATAGCAACCTACAAAATGCTGGAAGGATTGTCCAAGCTTGAGGACTTCAACATCTATATCGCTTCTCCCCAATCGTATACCGACAAAAAGATCTATGGGAATTGTACACCTTTGGATCTGCCGGTCATTACCTCGAAGTTCAACTGGAACGTTATTCGTGCCCTGCGCAAAATCATCAAGACTTATCGGATCGACCTTATCTACTCACCGAGTAGTTCCGGTTTATCAAACGCTCTATTCGCTTCCATAGGCACACGGGCGAAGAATATCGCATACCGAGGTACGCAGGCTAAATTGAAGCGGTTCGATCCGACCTATTATCTAGGCATATTAAATCCCGCCGTGGAGCATGTCGTATGCGAGACCAAAGATATCGAGGAATATCTCTCCCGATTCATCGCACGAAAAAGACTAACGACCAGCACAAAGCCATTTGATATCGATTGGATCAAGGAGGCAGTCCGTACGCCCAAACAAGCAGACGATATTCCGGACGACGCCTTTCGTTGCATCTATATCGGAGCGACGAAGAACAGGCCGTTCAAAGGCTTAACCGATTTGATTGATGCGTTTATCTTATTGGATGATCCACGGGTACATCTTACAATCGTGGGAGAATATGGGGAAAATGATTTCCAATTAGCCCAACAGTCGAAGGTAAGCGCACAAATTCATTTTCTGGGACAGCGTTCCGACGCCATCTCTTTTCTGGTCACGTCCCAGTTGTTTATACTTCCCTCGCACCGGGATGCCTCCCCAAGAGTCGTGCGAGAGGCTATGGCTTGTTCAGTACCTTGTATCGTAACAGACATACCGGGAGCAAGAGACTTAATCATAGACGGAGTCACCGGATTGTTAGTGCCGCCTTCTTCTCCTCAACAAATGGCGGCGTCTATCCTCTCGCTTATCGATAACCCGAAGCGATTGGAAGCGTTCGCCAAGGCCTCACGTGAGCATATCATCCAAGATTTCAGCGTAAAGGCTTATACAGACGGCTTCGCCACGTTATTCAGGTCGATCAAGAAAGCATAG
- a CDS encoding lipopolysaccharide kinase InaA family protein, protein MKEVINPAYGRFEDFVRRVPRIFSEEGKTIYKARNEIKVFEVDGVELNVKRYRVPFLINRVIYRFFRQPKAVRAYEYALRLVAKGFETPAPIAYILFRKKGFLGYSYFISLQSSYKTLYKVGQRPVEGNEDIFRALGTYMAELHEAEVYHADFSPGNVLYDRTEEGVRFSLIDINRMHFGPVSLKRGCANFSRLWGREAAFHLMAETYAESRHFDKAECLRWILYYRNRFWKKYALKHEIEFEL, encoded by the coding sequence ATGAAGGAGGTCATTAACCCGGCGTACGGGCGATTCGAGGATTTTGTAAGGCGTGTACCTCGTATATTTTCGGAAGAGGGAAAAACGATTTATAAGGCGAGGAATGAGATCAAGGTTTTTGAGGTAGATGGTGTGGAACTGAATGTCAAGCGATATAGAGTCCCCTTCTTGATAAACCGTGTTATTTATCGTTTTTTCCGTCAGCCTAAGGCTGTGCGAGCCTATGAGTACGCTCTGCGATTGGTTGCCAAGGGGTTTGAGACTCCTGCCCCGATCGCTTATATCCTTTTTAGGAAGAAAGGGTTTTTGGGATATAGTTATTTTATCAGTCTGCAATCCAGCTATAAGACATTGTATAAAGTCGGACAGCGTCCGGTAGAGGGGAACGAGGATATTTTTCGTGCGTTAGGCACTTATATGGCAGAGTTGCATGAGGCGGAGGTCTATCATGCCGATTTCTCTCCCGGAAATGTGTTGTACGATCGTACGGAGGAAGGGGTTAGGTTCTCCTTGATCGATATAAACCGGATGCACTTCGGGCCTGTATCGCTAAAACGAGGATGCGCGAATTTCTCCCGCTTGTGGGGACGGGAAGCCGCTTTTCATTTAATGGCGGAGACCTATGCCGAGAGCCGGCATTTTGATAAAGCGGAATGCCTTCGTTGGATATTATACTATCGAAATCGTTTCTGGAAGAAATATGCGTTGAAGCATGAGATTGAATTTGAATTATAG
- a CDS encoding glycosyltransferase family 9 protein: MANILVIRLSAIGDVAMTVPVIYSAAKANPTDSFTVLTQAFLIPVFINRPKNVNVIGINTKSTEKTLAGLLRFASALVKYDFDMVLDLHDVLRTMIIRTLFRLNGRRVFVVDKARKDRARLTDAKHKRFKQLRPVIERYADVFRNAGLHYTESFTSLYETSTPDLSALEPLAGTKTGKWIGIAPFAKHRGKIYPTGEMELVMAELSDREDFTIFLFGGRGYEEALLDQWAFEYPRVKSVAGKYSLDQELALISRLDLLICMDSANMHFASLVGTRVLSVWGATHPYAGFYGYHQDPEDCIQLDLPCRPCSVFGQKPCLRKDWACMRQLNPDLIINKVLTSLNEMVSDEGGH; this comes from the coding sequence ATGGCAAATATATTAGTAATACGACTTTCGGCTATCGGGGATGTGGCGATGACCGTTCCCGTTATCTATTCCGCAGCCAAGGCGAATCCTACGGACTCGTTTACCGTGTTGACGCAAGCGTTCTTGATCCCGGTTTTTATCAACCGCCCGAAGAACGTGAACGTGATCGGTATCAATACGAAGAGCACGGAGAAAACGTTGGCGGGATTGCTTCGTTTTGCCTCTGCCTTGGTGAAATACGATTTCGATATGGTGCTGGATTTGCACGATGTGTTGCGAACCATGATTATCCGTACGCTGTTCCGCTTGAACGGCAGACGAGTGTTTGTCGTGGATAAGGCCCGGAAAGATCGTGCCCGGTTGACCGACGCGAAGCATAAACGATTTAAACAACTTCGCCCGGTGATCGAACGTTATGCGGATGTGTTCCGTAACGCCGGACTTCATTATACGGAATCGTTCACCTCGCTTTATGAGACCTCGACCCCTGATTTATCCGCCTTGGAACCCCTTGCGGGAACGAAGACGGGCAAATGGATCGGTATCGCCCCCTTCGCCAAGCACCGGGGAAAGATTTATCCGACCGGGGAGATGGAGCTGGTCATGGCCGAGCTTTCCGATCGAGAGGATTTTACCATCTTCCTGTTCGGTGGTCGTGGCTACGAGGAGGCGCTCTTGGATCAATGGGCTTTTGAGTATCCCCGGGTAAAAAGCGTGGCGGGCAAGTATTCCTTGGATCAGGAACTGGCCTTGATCAGCCGGTTGGATCTGTTGATTTGCATGGATTCCGCCAATATGCATTTCGCTTCCTTGGTCGGTACACGGGTGCTTTCCGTTTGGGGCGCTACCCATCCCTATGCCGGATTTTACGGATATCATCAGGATCCGGAAGATTGTATCCAGTTGGACTTACCTTGCCGTCCTTGTTCCGTATTTGGCCAAAAGCCCTGCCTGCGGAAGGATTGGGCGTGTATGAGACAGCTCAATCCGGATCTAATCATAAACAAGGTATTAACCTCTTTAAATGAAATGGTTTCGGATGAAGGAGGTCATTAA
- a CDS encoding DUF4254 domain-containing protein — MNFSEQCFRIFEQATEAYHVTDNVDATVHNPYAVKSIEFYLYLKNWIDAVQWHLEDIIRNPEIDPVEALAIKRRIDKSNQDRTDLVELIDSFFLDKYKNVKVLPDATINTESPAWAIDRLSILTLKIYHMREEASRPDATAEHKARCEQKLAVLMEQKKDLSMALDQLLSDIRDGKKYMKVYKQMKMYNDPALNPVLYGKK; from the coding sequence ATGAACTTCAGCGAACAATGTTTCCGCATTTTTGAGCAAGCTACGGAGGCTTATCATGTAACTGACAATGTAGATGCTACAGTGCATAATCCCTATGCGGTAAAGAGCATCGAGTTTTATCTTTATCTTAAGAACTGGATCGATGCCGTACAATGGCATTTGGAGGACATTATCCGGAATCCGGAGATCGACCCGGTGGAAGCGCTGGCTATCAAACGCCGCATCGACAAGTCGAATCAAGATCGTACGGATTTGGTAGAGTTGATCGATAGTTTCTTTCTGGATAAATACAAGAACGTGAAAGTCTTGCCGGACGCTACGATCAATACGGAAAGCCCGGCTTGGGCGATCGATCGTCTGTCGATCCTTACGCTTAAGATCTATCATATGCGTGAGGAGGCGAGCCGTCCGGACGCTACTGCCGAGCATAAGGCTCGTTGTGAGCAGAAACTGGCGGTGCTGATGGAGCAGAAGAAGGATTTGTCGATGGCTTTGGATCAATTGCTATCCGATATCCGTGACGGTAAGAAATACATGAAGGTCTACAAGCAAATGAAGATGTACAACGACCCGGCCTTGAATCCTGTGTTGTACGGTAAGAAATAA
- a CDS encoding response regulator transcription factor — MKSTLKILFADDDFKYSLVLKRFLEREGYEVTYTGNGTMALKQFPVVKPDLVLLDINMPGLNGFEVAEKIREQDRHVLIFFLSDRSDKNDRLKGFSLRGNDYLAKPFYPEELIARIKDRFEIGVHESVQEESFHFGNTTFNYTTNEIRTGNNKVLITSRQADLLRILATNLNLAVDRDLLLETVWGTSSYANSLALNVQVTYLRKALHNDPSTGIVSLPKKGYMLRG, encoded by the coding sequence ATGAAATCGACATTGAAAATACTTTTCGCTGACGATGACTTTAAGTATTCCCTCGTCTTGAAGCGATTCTTGGAACGGGAGGGGTATGAGGTGACTTATACCGGCAATGGTACCATGGCTTTGAAGCAATTCCCGGTCGTGAAACCGGATCTGGTCTTGCTGGATATCAACATGCCCGGCCTAAACGGTTTCGAGGTAGCGGAAAAGATCCGTGAGCAAGACCGTCATGTCTTGATCTTTTTCCTTTCCGACCGTTCCGATAAGAACGACCGTTTGAAAGGTTTTAGCTTGCGCGGAAACGATTACTTGGCGAAACCCTTCTATCCGGAAGAGCTGATCGCCCGTATCAAGGACCGTTTTGAGATCGGTGTCCATGAAAGCGTGCAGGAGGAGAGTTTCCATTTCGGAAACACGACCTTCAACTACACCACGAACGAGATCCGTACGGGTAATAACAAGGTATTGATCACTTCCCGCCAAGCGGATCTTCTGCGAATCCTGGCGACAAACCTGAATCTGGCGGTGGATCGTGACCTTCTGTTGGAAACCGTCTGGGGAACTAGCTCATACGCCAACTCCCTGGCCTTGAATGTGCAGGTCACCTATCTCCGTAAAGCGCTTCATAACGATCCGTCTACCGGCATCGTATCCTTGCCGAAGAAAGGATATATGCTAAGAGGATAG
- a CDS encoding sensor histidine kinase, producing the protein MRPSAFNLRELVEKVVRLTNIPAGKKVSFSTAFPPDMPDLTADPVHVANVLSNLIENAIKYSGEEVNIDIVVLWNQQGVGLTVSDNGFGIAPDERRKVFEKFYRSSHLPDKQIPGIGLGLSYVRQIVEAHHGSVSLRSELGEGTRITINLPTAAL; encoded by the coding sequence TTGAGACCTTCCGCTTTTAATCTCCGTGAGTTGGTGGAGAAGGTGGTGCGCCTAACCAATATCCCTGCCGGGAAAAAAGTCTCTTTCTCGACGGCCTTTCCCCCGGATATGCCGGATCTGACAGCCGATCCGGTACATGTGGCGAATGTCTTGTCTAACTTGATAGAGAACGCTATCAAATATTCGGGAGAGGAAGTGAATATCGATATCGTAGTGCTTTGGAATCAGCAAGGGGTGGGATTGACCGTTTCGGATAATGGCTTCGGTATCGCTCCGGATGAGCGGCGAAAGGTATTCGAGAAGTTTTACCGTTCGTCTCATCTGCCGGATAAGCAAATTCCGGGTATTGGGTTGGGATTGAGCTACGTTCGCCAAATAGTAGAGGCGCATCATGGTTCAGTATCCCTGCGAAGTGAATTAGGTGAAGGCACTCGAATTACTATAAATCTACCTACTGCAGCTTTATGA